From the genome of Gorilla gorilla gorilla isolate KB3781 chromosome 4, NHGRI_mGorGor1-v2.1_pri, whole genome shotgun sequence, one region includes:
- the RND2 gene encoding rho-related GTP-binding protein RhoN isoform X2, with translation MGMGTRSYVPTVFENYTASFEIDKRRIELNMWDTSGSSYYDNVRPLAYPDSDAVLICFDISRPETLDSVLKKWQGETQEFCPNAKVVLVGCKLDMRTDLATLRELSKQRLIPVTHEQGTVLAKQVGAVSYVECSSRSSERSVRDVFHVATVASLGRGHRQLRRTDSRRGMQRSTQLSGRPDRGNEGEIHKDRAKSCNLM, from the exons ATGGGAATGGGTACTCGG AGTTATGTCCCCACCGTGTTTGAGAACTACACCGCGAGCTTTGAGATCGACAAGCGCCGCATTGAGCTCAACATGTGGGACACTTCAG GTTCCTCTTACTATGATAATGTCCGGCCTCTGGCCTATCCTGATTCTGATGCTGTGCTCATCTGCTTCGACATTAGCCGACCAGAAACACTGGACAGTGTTCTCAAGAAG TGGCAAGGAGAGACTCAAGAGTTCTGCCCCAATGCCAAGGTTGTGCTGGTTGGCTGTAAACTGGACATGCGGACTGACCTGGCCACACTGAGGGAGCTGTCCAAGCAGAGGCTTATCCCTGTTACACATGAGCAG GGCACTGTGCTGGCCAAACAGGTGGGGGCTGTGTCCTATGTTGAGTGCTCCTCCCGGTCCTCTGAGCGCAGCGTCAGGGATGTCTTCCATGTGGCTACAGTGGCCTCCCTTGGCCGTGGCCATAGGCAGCTGCGCCGAACTGACTCACGCCGGGGAATGCAGCGATCCACTCAGCTGTCAGGACGGCCAGACCGGGGGAATGAGGGCGAGATACACAAGGATCGAGCCAAAAGCTGCAACCTCATGTGA
- the RND2 gene encoding rho-related GTP-binding protein RhoN isoform X1 — MEGQSGRCKIVVVGDAECGKTALLQVFAKDAYPGSYVPTVFENYTASFEIDKRRIELNMWDTSGSSYYDNVRPLAYPDSDAVLICFDISRPETLDSVLKKWQGETQEFCPNAKVVLVGCKLDMRTDLATLRELSKQRLIPVTHEQGTVLAKQVGAVSYVECSSRSSERSVRDVFHVATVASLGRGHRQLRRTDSRRGMQRSTQLSGRPDRGNEGEIHKDRAKSCNLM, encoded by the exons ATGGAGGGGCAGAGCGGCCGCTGCAAGATCGTGGTGGTGGGAGACGCAGAGTGCGGCAAGACGGCGCTGCTGCAGGTGTTCGCCAAGGACGCCTATCCCGGG AGTTATGTCCCCACCGTGTTTGAGAACTACACCGCGAGCTTTGAGATCGACAAGCGCCGCATTGAGCTCAACATGTGGGACACTTCAG GTTCCTCTTACTATGATAATGTCCGGCCTCTGGCCTATCCTGATTCTGATGCTGTGCTCATCTGCTTCGACATTAGCCGACCAGAAACACTGGACAGTGTTCTCAAGAAG TGGCAAGGAGAGACTCAAGAGTTCTGCCCCAATGCCAAGGTTGTGCTGGTTGGCTGTAAACTGGACATGCGGACTGACCTGGCCACACTGAGGGAGCTGTCCAAGCAGAGGCTTATCCCTGTTACACATGAGCAG GGCACTGTGCTGGCCAAACAGGTGGGGGCTGTGTCCTATGTTGAGTGCTCCTCCCGGTCCTCTGAGCGCAGCGTCAGGGATGTCTTCCATGTGGCTACAGTGGCCTCCCTTGGCCGTGGCCATAGGCAGCTGCGCCGAACTGACTCACGCCGGGGAATGCAGCGATCCACTCAGCTGTCAGGACGGCCAGACCGGGGGAATGAGGGCGAGATACACAAGGATCGAGCCAAAAGCTGCAACCTCATGTGA